Genomic DNA from Telopea speciosissima isolate NSW1024214 ecotype Mountain lineage chromosome 2, Tspe_v1, whole genome shotgun sequence:
tagtttggatggatatcctgaatgaccatagcataactaccccaaaacaagtataacaataaatatttatacaaggcacgtggccccaaaaaaacaaagaagggaacaagtcccaagtatcaatacagccgtatgcacaatcatcatgggcaaccatcgccatgatcctcgatccacGGTCTCGGCTCCACAAGTAATCATCGCATcgaaatctaaaaagaatgtgtacacggggttagctccaccgagctagtgagagagaaaaggggatgcacaatcacacaatcacaaatagtccatggtgcatgctattattaattcatttaccacctaacacacaatgctaagtcaatgggtatatgctctgcaataactcgggaagacattgtggatccttccattctcaccacaatgcaacctcaattattactatggagccgcccggtcgtagtcatcaccaccgcAGTCgagacccgataaccattactacccctggccggcctctctaactctccacagcggCAGTGCTgcggctacccaacacctaaaccctcgttggtaagggtcgtagcatagggaagcgagcctaaccacgagatatactacatgaatcctatcgtgttgagaggtacatccggtgtgtcaacgccccattccatctaacaccggtaccaagcacaacacggcgcatacagaagaatgagatgcaatatacaattccacgtaatacgGGGTTCGGTGCCAGATTTCCGCaagaccgtaacccaacacaaatccatatcatccaaatcatcatcatcgaataagaataaatgcaaatatgcaatcatgcttgaatgataatgtcacaatataattcataaatgcatgaataagcaatagtaaacaagctcaaatcacccaaacccactcaccaattacttcaaatggaatttgtataagcgcaacgattcctcaaaatcactccattgcacatatgttggcgcctatgaaagtgaataagagtgtgagagagtgtaggggaggcctcatagagaaaccccaccatttacataagttataagccttaaaagcgcatcggaggcaacgtcggactcggcGGGCTGCctcgaccttgcctccgaccttcctgcgggctcgggacacatcggaggcaaacatcggactacCACGCgatcttgcctccgatgcaacccaagtgtgatttcaaggtctttaaagcccgagggttgtcccatttggttctctaagcctcaagggacaaggaggggtgtcttggagtctatttgggtcttagaaacacccaacattcaaagatttaagggggtttaaaggatcaaaagctcaaaaatccagatttggggttttctttggtggttgaagctttagaatcaaatagattcagcaagaggtcaaaatagagttctttataggattgtaatgaaaatgggaaagcatcctacaagggaaactacacatgactcgagctaaccctttgggtttcaaaagaaatccccatcttggggtcagaacaacgaaccacccaagctcaaacgagcaagggggaagagagaaaaatgggggaaaagggcacttggcttacctggtttgaggtacacacgatgtgccctctttaaagctccaaacccaagagctgtttccttcttcttcttcccttccttctcctccttctcctcctctcttcaaagctctcctctcctttcacgattaggttaggaaagagaaagaaaaagaaagactaaggaatagtcttacccctctctctcatatagacttcacatttattggcctatttggataaggcctcataagtgtaacctagggtctatttgggtagggtcaaacatggcggggcaccaatagcaccttagccacggggtctcacccacaagggtccttgttagcggCATTGGATGCGGGTCGGAGGCAGCcggtaaccttgcctccgatcgagtaggaaggtggttcccaccataagaggtcgggcctttggaccacacttcgagggctttgagaggcgtaagcacacaataaaatttggtcaactacttaccccgacacgtcaaggggcaacctccatggtcccgactagtttccataggcaacctcgtactatggtcaatatagtagggtttgaccaccggtgagaacaactcaccggcatacgtggcgtgataactacacgtcacggggaagaattaataattaattatactcctggggtgcgggtataacacccttggatgcccccggACGTGCCCTAGGCGTTGAGGTCCCTGGAGAGGAACCAGATCCTTGTTTATTTCCGTCAGCTTGGTTGGACGAGGCAAAGggtcacaatcatcatatataTCCACCACGTGTCACTTGACGTAAGTGACATTACTTCTGCAAGTAGTTCTGTACTTCTGTTTATTTCTGCTAGTAGTAGTGATTCGGTGTCGATCTCTCTATATATATCCCACACCGTTTAGAAATCATTTAGAGTGAAACAGCTCATTAGCCTGTTTTAGACCCGGTTTATGCCTGTTTAGTCCGAATAAGGTTGCCCCAATTAAAGATCGAACACCGATCGACCGAAATGAAATTGTACCAGGCCCGCCCaaggcaagcccgaatgcctaaacgattggacacggtgcagcctgtaaaattggtgaggcctggctaggcccgaccgagcccgaccggttgacacccctacaatATGGGGGTGGGGTAGTCATTTTGCCACCCGTGTGTTTGGACGAATTTTTTTCGTGTATGGttcctgaccggtgcggttccctagttcctctcacaagaggagggtggaccccacctgggcagactgttcggtcaggtgctccaggtgggtcccaccccctcttgtgagaagaactagggaaccgcaccggtcagggaaccgtagacgataacgactCGTGTTTGGACATGGGACGCACCGACCAAAACACGATCTTTTTTATTGCATTAAATGATAGGAAATACTAAACAAGGAAAGAATAGATAAGGAGGGATGCGATGACAAATCTAAAAGCTGATTATCCAATTAGGCTTAtaaattcttttggaaaattaaaattcacCCAAAGTTTAAGGTCTTCTTTTGGCGTGTGCTAAATGCAAGACTTCCTATCAAGGCTACTATTTCGAAATGGCTCCAGATTGATCCTTCCTGTGCTCTTTGTGGAAATGGTGTTGAATTCATCTGGCACCTTTTcctatcttgtgattgggtcaAACATGTTTGGGCGGTAGGACCATTGGATCTAAGATCTGATTTTCTGAActttgaaagtttgaaacatTTCTGTCTGTTCTTTTAGCGTAACTTAAAGTCCTCTAAACAAGATACTGCGtggttttttagtgtttttataattacttgcTACTACATTTGGTCTGTGAGAAACAAGGTTGTTATTGGTTCTGAGAAGCCTGATCCGAAATGGGTGTTGGATCAAACCCATAATTGGTTGAAAGATTTACAAATAGCCCCCCCTCCTTTCCTTCCCATGATGTAATAGACTGTACTTCGGAGGTTGTATCTCTACCTTTTGCTATTTCCTTACCTTATTttgattttcatgttttaatatGTGCAGGATACCATATATCTGGATTGAGTATGGCCGGCTGGTCCTATATCTTTTTAAAGGAAGGCAAGCTCATGTTTTTGGCTGCAGGGAATATCCAAGCTTTGAACTTTTTGGACCCATATCTTTTTGGAATTACATATGGTCTTAAGCAAGCGGCCAGTATggggttgaagattaaagaaataTGATGCTTTAACAAACAAATCACCGacgttcttccatctccaaccaaaggctCGTGGCCATGGCACCTTTTTAAGAAGTTCTTTACTATGGCCGATATGTCTCAGGATATTTCTTACCACTCTACTGGACATCCTTTATGTTTAAGTATAGCTTGGAATCTGGCAAAATATGGCCAGGCTATGAACAATGTGTATTATCCTAATATGTAAtccatcttttctttgttttccataaaaaaaaaaagaaaacaaaagaaagaaagacaagcGTTAGGTAGGCTGGAGATGATGAGTCGTACGAGTCATTAGCTGTTCACTTATTAAAGTCAAATTTTCCCCTTTTAGGGGAAAGATGAGCAAAGAATGGAATAGAATCAACGGACATGCTCGCTGGCTTGATTTAATTTCAAACAGTGGATAAGCTTAACAAGATTtgtttttctatgttttttggTAACTGTAAACAATGTTAACATTTAACAAGACTTCACATAGCAATATTGCAATAATGCTTCTCCTCAGATTTTGCTCTTAGTAAGAACCGTTTCACTAATATAGGATCGGGTAGTACCGATACCGAGACCAGGAATGGAAAGGGCAAAGGAGAGGGAGGGGTGTTCTTGGATTTATAGTTCACGATATCGGTCGCCGTCTTTATCGATATTGATACATAATGATTGTATCGGACCGTATGGACTTGATTTGATTATTCTGGATTAACACACTATCCTAAATCAGATTTCTGCCTATAAATAGAATAGGACCCGTTCTTTCCCCTGTTACTGAGTTAGTGAGTTGGGTCACTCTCCCGTTGTTCCTCTTTGTGCGCAGGCGgggtttgagagagagagagagagagagagagagagtggggggggggggacttggGTGTGGCCATAAAACAGGGGGGGTAGTGCTTAAGTGTCTGTTCTGGAACTGAAAGATTGATTTGTtgtggaggaagaaagagatgaTGGGGAAAAGTAAGGAGTTGGTGTTGGTGCTAGTGTTGGCGGCGTTGGTGAGTGGCTCTGCCTCTGCAGCATCGGAATCGAGAAGGGTGATAGAGTCGGAAGGAGATGTCTATAGACGCAATCTTCTCGCCAACGGCCTCGGCAACACTCCTCCCATGGGGTAAACTTATTAAATTAttccttcttcaaattttttgccCTTTCTCTCTGTTTCTGTCCTAGTTTGATTAATTTCAcaaactctctccctctctctctgtgaaTCAATTCACTCTTCATGGTTAGCCTGATAGATGATTCTTtgctaagagagagagacatgaaTATTAGGTTGCCAATGCTACCAGTCAAGAATTGACCATTCTGTAGTGGAGGTGGACATGTCTATCTACTCAGTCGGAGGGCCGATCCTCCTCATCCCGTTTCAGTAATTTAATCCaaaaacttttctttctttaatcctTAAGAGTCATCCTTTGTAACAGTAGTTTTGTTGACTTGATTTGGACTCACTGGATTTTCTACAAAGAAGACTAGAGCTAAACcattttatcataaaaaaaaaacccaaattaaattttcttttcatctcctcttccttttctGCCCTCCACGCCTTTGCCTTATGTTCCACTTCCAAGTTCCTTGATCCGGTGTGGCTTTTCCTTGTCTTTCACtttgaaacaaacaaaacagtggtcaaaacccccaaaaaaatatttgaggATCCGGTTCCTCTGCAGCGCACCCCGGAGCTGTGCACCGGACGTTCAGTGTGACAGCTCGATTTGACACATGGCCAGGGTATCGATCAAACGAAATCTCTGAACTAGAAATGAGgattttaaaattaagaaatcCTTCTCTCCATTGCTTGTCCACCATGCTCAGATGTGTTTCATCCTATCAAGGGTGCGCTGTAGAGAAACCGAATCCAATAAATAATGAGCATTATTATAAACCTAAAAAAACCTACTGTTTGGCTTCTTATTTAATGGTATATGGACTATTTCACTAACAAATTACCcttctttctacccaaaaaaaaaaaaacaatttaccCTTCTGTTTcgttattatttaatttttttaatatttctgTATATCCATATATATAGGTGGAATAGTTGGAATCATTTCAACTGCATAATTGACGAGAAAATCATCAGGGAAACTGGTATGTCCTATTACTAtcttgggaaaaagatctctcgCGGGactgtggcctatgccagcacttccatgagtctatctctcttttccccaTTTAGAAAGACACATTTTTGCCTCTAAACCCCACTGAGTATAACAATAACTGAAGAAACTCTTCTCCATTTATATGTTTTCtctctgggagtgtggcctacgccaagtAATCCttgggtctatctctctcctcccctaaTTGGGGGCAGAgaagtcatttcatagggggagaagagagatagacacaagagGGGCTGACGTAGGTCATGCTCTCAGAGAGAAGATATTTCCCCCtcctgttttttttaatttcacttcGTTAGTAGTGTTTCTTTCTAACTATTTTGTTATGCTTTTAATAGCTGATGCTGTGGTTTCAACTGGTCTTGCCAAGCTTGGCTATGAGTACATAAATATAGGTGTGGAATGCTCCAATCCATGCCCCCTCTTCTTGTGTGAAATTCCAATCTTGCTTTACTGGTATAGGTAGCTAACTGTAACtcacattttttcctttattagatgattgttgggctgagatatctcgtGATGACAAGGTTTGCCTATATCTTACTCTACTTTTTAAGATTACATCAATTTTATATATGGTTTTTGTCCAATTACAGATCTAAAGCTTTTGTTCTCATTATTTGTTACTGTATTTCTGAACGGTTTCAGAGATTCGATGGAGTTTTATTAAGAGATGATAATACTGTTTTCTAAtctttttaatttgtttaataaatgaaaaatatctgGGTTTCTtgataaaataacaaaaacacgAGAAGAAAATATGTATTTTCTGCAATGTACATTTGGTCCTTCAAACTATAGTGTTGAAGATTTAAGTCATATTCCCTAATTGTTTTCCAGAAGGGGATATTTATGTGTCTTCCTATTGTTGAGtcacttctttgtttttggttAACAGTTGCCTATAAAAATATTGGAATCAATTTCAGGGTAATCTAGTTCCCAAGAAGTCAACATTTCCATCGGGCATTAAAGCTTTGGCAGACTATGTACACAGCAAGGGGCTGAAGCTAGGAATCTACTCAGATGCAGGGTAAGTACAATAGATTTCTCAATTCAATTTAATCAATAGCCATTGGTAAAATTTCAATAAAACCCTATCCATTAGTAGTGTATGTTCTCAAAGTTTCAATTCTACTGGTCAAATCTTATGACGTAGAAACTCTGTCTTTTCTATTTGTTGTTTTCACAAGTCTAGTCTTTAAAATATATGTACTACTACTGGATATGAGATATGAACAAACTGAACTTGATATTTGTCAATTCGGCAGGTATTTTACGTGTTCTAAAAAAATGCCTGGTTCACTTGGTCATGAAGAACATGATGCGAAAACTTTTGCTTCGTGGGTAATGCTTCATTCTTGCTAACATATGCTGTTACACAAGTAGTTGATATTTGGAAAAAATAACCactattttttgtttacttggtCTAATATAGGGTATTGATTATTTGAAGTATGATAACTGCAACAATGGTGGTTCAAAGCCAACTGTTCGGTAATCTACCTTttgaatatgtttttttttttttttggggggggggtgggggtgggggaggggtcTTTTATTGCTCCTTGAAACTTTGAAGACCAACTTAGTGATATTTTTTGACAGGTATCCTGTAATGACCAGAGCTTTGATGAATGCGGGTCgaccaattttcttttctctttgtgaATGGTAGCTCTGTTTGAATCTGATTATTTTCCTTCATCTCCTTATAAACCATTACTCCTTGTAAGCCTTTTAACCGCTATCCTTTTATTGACTAGGGGCGATTTACATCCAGCTCTGTGGGGTGCTAAGTTAGGAAATAGTTGGAGAACTACTAATGACATTGCTGATACATGGGACAGGTAAAACATTGTGATATTAATGATATTATTTTCCTTGGTTTTGATAAAATCCAATACACCTTCATTGAAGAAAATggtcttctttttctccttcaatcaaCACAGCATGGTTTCTAGAGCTGACATGAATGAAGTTTATGCTGATTATGCAAAGCCTGGTGGTTGGAATGGTTAGTTTTCTGCTATTTCAGACCAACTAGCTATAAAATTACTCAGATAATTTTTTAGCTAATGATATTGTTTGCTTTTAAGGCTTTGTTTACATACCAAGTTATGTGTCTTTTGAGCAGATCCAGACATGCTTGAAGTAGGAAATGGTGGAATGACAAAAAATGAATACATTGTTCATTTTAGCATTTGGGCCATTTCTAAGGTACCACAGAGGTCTCCTCTGTGTTATGGTTTGTGTTATTTTGAAATCGATCTGCCATGTGGTAGAAGTAGGCACCCGACCATGGCTCAGTTATGTAGACCACCAGACCAGAAAACATTCTccttttacttatttatttataatgattATCATAGGCTCCCCTACTCATCGGATGTGATGTGCGAAATATGACCAAGGAAACCATGGAGATAATTGGCAATAAGGAGGTCATCGACGTAAACCAGGGTAAATGCATTTACCTTTCATGACTGAGTTTAACTTTCACCCTGTATTTCTCTGAGCAATATATGTACTTTGGTGTATGTTGAACAGATCCACTTGGTGTTCAAGCGAAAAAGGTTAGGATGGAAGGAGATATAGAGGTAAATGAGTAACTTGTACTCTACTTAAAATCTATTGTTTCTGAATGGGTAAAACCAAATTATAAAAATAGGCACTGAATCATTTTTCTCTTGTGCCAAAAGATTTGGGCTGGACCCCTTTCAGACTATAAGACTGCAGTCCTCCTACTTAACAGAGGCTCATCTTCTCGTTATCCAATTACTGCCCTTTGGGAAGACATAGGCATCCCTCCAAAGACTGTTGTAGAGGCCAGAGATCTTTGGGAGGTACGTCAACTAAGCCTTATTGTTACATCTCCTATGCCTTGTTTATTTGAATTTAGGTTGTGTGGTATGCAATCTCAGAGTAGATTTGGGGTTTAGAAAGCATTCTGAAGTCcgatttttctctattttctcgtTTCAAAATGTGTTCTAAacccagaatctattccaagaataaaTACCAAACACAGACTTAGTTTTTCGTTTAGTTGACTAGTGCTTTGGTGTCTCATGCAGCATAAGACATTGATTACGCAATTTGTGGGAAACATTACAGC
This window encodes:
- the LOC122652994 gene encoding alpha-galactosidase 1; protein product: MGKSKELVLVLVLAALVSGSASAASESRRVIESEGDVYRRNLLANGLGNTPPMGWNSWNHFNCIIDEKIIRETADAVVSTGLAKLGYEYINIDDCWAEISRDDKGNLVPKKSTFPSGIKALADYVHSKGLKLGIYSDAGYFTCSKKMPGSLGHEEHDAKTFASWGIDYLKYDNCNNGGSKPTVRYPVMTRALMNAGRPIFFSLCEWGDLHPALWGAKLGNSWRTTNDIADTWDSMVSRADMNEVYADYAKPGGWNDPDMLEVGNGGMTKNEYIVHFSIWAISKAPLLIGCDVRNMTKETMEIIGNKEVIDVNQDPLGVQAKKVRMEGDIEIWAGPLSDYKTAVLLLNRGSSSRYPITALWEDIGIPPKTVVEARDLWEHKTLITQFVGNITATVDPHASKMYVLTPVA